One Prunus dulcis chromosome 7, ALMONDv2, whole genome shotgun sequence DNA segment encodes these proteins:
- the LOC117636078 gene encoding pentatricopeptide repeat-containing protein At3g24000, mitochondrial-like isoform X1, whose protein sequence is MECDLKALRMSPAFRSLLLPICQRPTSSVQLHNKLSLSSRSLLLSVKLKPLSCAALEAFDLNPISDLALSNVPNSETQLHEVRVNNGSSTNEEMVGSNVKTRPRVFNSKKRLIRYSGMLRTCVLQGSLNEGKVIHGQVIKNGIDPDLHLWVSLVNVYAKCGDCGYARKVLDEMPEQDVVSWTTLIQGFVVKGFGVDAVKLFCEMKKDGTRANEFALATGLKACSLCFDLGFGKQLHAEAVKLGFFSDVFVGSALVSLYAKCGEMELADTVLFCMPEQNVVSWNALLNGYAQEGDGKQVLKLFCRMTESEMRLSKFTLSTVLKGCANSENLRGGQFLHSLAIKSGCKIDEFLGCSLVDMYSKCGMAIDAVKVFRRIKNPDVVAWSAIITCLDQQGQCQEVAELFREMISTGISPNQFSLSSIISAATDLKDLHFGESVHAFAWKYGCESDISVSNALITMYMKIGRVLDGAQVFEAMTDRDLISWNSLLSGTHNHEICDLGPRIFHQMLVEGFKPNMYSFISVLRSCSSLLDVGLGKQVHAHIVKTSLDDNDFVGTALIDMYAKIRFLEDAVIAFNKLSNRDLFIWTVIITGYAQSDQAEKAVACFSQMQQEGVKPNEFALAGCLSACSCIAMLENGRQLHSMAIKSGHLGDLFVSSALVDMYAKCGCIGDAEDIFGDLDSRDTVSWNIMICGYSQYGRGEKAIEAFSTMLNEGAIPDEVTFIGILSACSHLGLVEEGKKHFDSLIKVFRITPTIEHYACMVDILVRAGKFNEAESFIETMNLTLYPIIWETVLGACKMYGNVEFGETAAKKLFELKPEMDSTYILLSNIFAVKGRWDDVSKVRKLMSSQGVKKKPGCSWVEVDGQVNTFVSQDGSHPRIRDIHLKLEELGEKLNSVGYIPETEDVLHNITEREKNEHLQYHSERLALAFSLISTNPPKTIRIFKNLRICGDCHEVMKLISDVTNREIVVRDVKRFHHFKSGTCSCNDFW, encoded by the coding sequence ATGGAATGTGACTTGAAAGCTCTGCGAATGTCACCTGCTTTCCGGAGTCTCTTATTGCCCATTTGCCAAAGACCCACTTCTTCGGTTCAATTACATAACAAGCTTAGTCTCAGTTCCAGGTCACTTTTGCTCTCTGTTAAATTAAAGCCCTTGTCTTGTGCTGCTCTGGAAGCGTTTGACTTGAATCCCATCAGTGATTTGGCTCTCAGCAATGTCCCAAACTCTGAGACTCAGCTTCATGAAGTAAGAGTAAATAACGGCAGTTCAACTAATGAGGAAATGGTAGGAAGCAATGTGAAAACCAGGCCTAGAGTTTTCAATAGCAAAAAGAGGCTTATACGTTATTCTGGGATGCTTCGTACCTGTGTTTTGCAAGGGTCTTTGAATGAGGGGAAGGTTATTCATGGGCAGGTAATAAAAAATGGGATTGATCCAGATTTGCATTTGTGGGTTTCATTGGTTAATGTCTATGCAAAATGTGGGGATTGTGGGTACGCACGTAAAGTGCTTGATGAGATGCCAGAACAGGACGTTGTGTCATGGACTACTTTAATTCAAGGATTTGTAGTTAAAGGTTTTGGTGTTGATGCTGTTAAATTATTCTGTGAGATGAAGAAAGATGGTACGAGAGCAAATGAATTTGCATTGGCAACTGGTTTGAAAGCATGTTCTTTGTGCTTCGATTTAGGTTTTGGGAAACAGTTGCATGCTGAAGCAGTGAAACTGGGGTTCTTTTCGGATGTTTTTGTTGGTTCCGCCCTTGTCAGTCTTTATGCAAAATGTGGTGAGATGGAACTTGCAGATACAGTGTTATTTTGTATGCCCGAGCAGAATGTTGTATCGTGGAATGCATTGCTTAATGGGTATGCTCAAGAAGGTGATGGAAAGCAAGTTCTGAAATTATTCTGCAGAATGACGGAATCAGAAATGAGGTTGAGCAAGTTCACCTTGTCTACTGTTCTCAAAGGTTGTGCAAACTCGGAAAATTTGAGAGGAGGTCAGTTTTTGCATTCCCTAGCAATTAAAAGTGGGTGCAAGATAGATGAATTCCTGGGTTGCAGTCTCGTTGATATGTACTCAAAGTGTGGGATGGCAATCGATGCGGTAAAAGTGTTCAGGAGGATTAAAAATCCTGATGTAGTGGCCTGGAGTGCAATTATCACTTGCCTTGATCAACAAGGGCAATGCCAAGAAGTGGCTGAGCTATTTCGTGAAATGATAAGCACAGGAATCTCTCCAAATCAATTTAGTCTTTCTAGTATCATCAGTGCTGCCACTGATCTCAAAGATCTGCATTTTGGTGAAAGCGTCCATGCTTTTGCATGGAAATACGGTTGTGAATCTGATATTTCAGTCAGCAATGCTCTAATCACAATGTATATGAAAATTGGGCGTGTGCTAGATGGTGCTCAAGTTTTTGAGGCAATGACAGATCGTGATTTGATTTCATGGAATTCCCTTTTATCTGGAACGCACAATCATGAAATATGTGACCTAGGACCAAGAATCTTCCACCAAATGCTTGTCGAAGGTTTCAAGCCCAACATGTACTCATTCATTAGTGTTTTAAGGTCTTGTTCTAGCCTCTTGGATGTAGGCCTTGGAAAACAAGTACATGCCCATATTGTCAAAACTAGCCTCGATGACAATGACTTTGTTGGGACAGCTCTCATCGACATGTATGCCAAAATTAGGTTCTTGGAAGATGCTGTGATAGCTTTCAATAAATTGAGTAATCGGGACCTCTTCATTTGGACAGTCATCATTACGGGTTATGCACAAAGTGATCAAGCAGAGAAAGCTGTTGCTTGCTTCAGTCAGATGCAACAAGAAGGAGTGAAGCCAAACGAGTTCGCCCTTGCTGGCTGTTTGAGTGCTTGCTCCTGTATAGCTATGCTGGAAAATGGGCGGCAGCTCCACTCAATGGCAATTAAGAGTGGGCATTTGGGAGATTTATTTGTTAGTAGTGCACTTGTTGATATGTATGCAAAATGTGGATGCATAGGTGATGCTGAGGATATCTTTGGGGACTTAGATTCACGTGATACAGTCTCATGGAACATCATGATATGTGGATATTCCCAATATGGGCGAGGAGAGAAGGCTATTGAAGCCTTTTCAACAATGTTGAATGAAGGCGCCATACCAGATGAAGTAACCTTCATTGGCATCCTTTCTGCATGCAGCCACCTGGGTTTAGTTGAAGAAGGGAAAAAGCACTTTGACTCACTGATCAAAGTTTTCAGGATCACTCCTACAATTGAGCATTATGCTTGTATGGTTGATATTCTTGTTAGGGCTGGAAAATTTAATGAGGCTGAAAGCTTCATTGAGACAATGAATCTAACATTGTATCCCATTATTTGGGAGACTGTTCTAGGGGCTTGTAAGATGTATGGTAATGTAGAATTTGGTGAAACAGCTGCAAAAAAGCTTTTTGAGCTTAAACCTGAGATGGATTCAACTTATATCTTACTATCTAATATCTTTGCAGTCAAAGGTAGGTGGGATGATGTTAGCAAAGTCAGGAAATTAATGTCCAGTCAGGGTGTTAAGAAAAAACCTGGTTGTAGCTGGGTTGAAGTTGACGGACAAGTCAACACTTTTGTCTCTCAAGATGGTTCACATCCAAGAATCAGGGATATCCATTTGAAATTGGAGGAACTAGGCGAAAAGCTGAATTCAGTAGGTTATATACCGGAAACAGAAGATGTGCTTCATAACATCactgaaagagaaaaaaacgAGCATCTCCAATATCATAGTGAAAGGTTGGCTCTTGCCTTCTCCCTTATAAGTACCAATCCTCCAAAAACTATTcggatttttaaaaatctacGCATCTGTGGAGACTGCCATGAGGTTATGAAGCTCATTTCAGATGTCACAAATCGGGAAATAGTTGTTCGTGACGTCAAGCGGTTTCATCATTTTAAGAGTGGAACTTGCTCCTGTAATGACTTCTGGTGA
- the LOC117636078 gene encoding pentatricopeptide repeat-containing protein At3g24000, mitochondrial-like isoform X2, which translates to MECDLKALRMSPAFRSLLLPICQRPTSSVQLHNKLSLSSSNVPNSETQLHEVRVNNGSSTNEEMVGSNVKTRPRVFNSKKRLIRYSGMLRTCVLQGSLNEGKVIHGQVIKNGIDPDLHLWVSLVNVYAKCGDCGYARKVLDEMPEQDVVSWTTLIQGFVVKGFGVDAVKLFCEMKKDGTRANEFALATGLKACSLCFDLGFGKQLHAEAVKLGFFSDVFVGSALVSLYAKCGEMELADTVLFCMPEQNVVSWNALLNGYAQEGDGKQVLKLFCRMTESEMRLSKFTLSTVLKGCANSENLRGGQFLHSLAIKSGCKIDEFLGCSLVDMYSKCGMAIDAVKVFRRIKNPDVVAWSAIITCLDQQGQCQEVAELFREMISTGISPNQFSLSSIISAATDLKDLHFGESVHAFAWKYGCESDISVSNALITMYMKIGRVLDGAQVFEAMTDRDLISWNSLLSGTHNHEICDLGPRIFHQMLVEGFKPNMYSFISVLRSCSSLLDVGLGKQVHAHIVKTSLDDNDFVGTALIDMYAKIRFLEDAVIAFNKLSNRDLFIWTVIITGYAQSDQAEKAVACFSQMQQEGVKPNEFALAGCLSACSCIAMLENGRQLHSMAIKSGHLGDLFVSSALVDMYAKCGCIGDAEDIFGDLDSRDTVSWNIMICGYSQYGRGEKAIEAFSTMLNEGAIPDEVTFIGILSACSHLGLVEEGKKHFDSLIKVFRITPTIEHYACMVDILVRAGKFNEAESFIETMNLTLYPIIWETVLGACKMYGNVEFGETAAKKLFELKPEMDSTYILLSNIFAVKGRWDDVSKVRKLMSSQGVKKKPGCSWVEVDGQVNTFVSQDGSHPRIRDIHLKLEELGEKLNSVGYIPETEDVLHNITEREKNEHLQYHSERLALAFSLISTNPPKTIRIFKNLRICGDCHEVMKLISDVTNREIVVRDVKRFHHFKSGTCSCNDFW; encoded by the exons ATGGAATGTGACTTGAAAGCTCTGCGAATGTCACCTGCTTTCCGGAGTCTCTTATTGCCCATTTGCCAAAGACCCACTTCTTCGGTTCAATTACATAACAAGCTTAGTCTCAGTTCCAG CAATGTCCCAAACTCTGAGACTCAGCTTCATGAAGTAAGAGTAAATAACGGCAGTTCAACTAATGAGGAAATGGTAGGAAGCAATGTGAAAACCAGGCCTAGAGTTTTCAATAGCAAAAAGAGGCTTATACGTTATTCTGGGATGCTTCGTACCTGTGTTTTGCAAGGGTCTTTGAATGAGGGGAAGGTTATTCATGGGCAGGTAATAAAAAATGGGATTGATCCAGATTTGCATTTGTGGGTTTCATTGGTTAATGTCTATGCAAAATGTGGGGATTGTGGGTACGCACGTAAAGTGCTTGATGAGATGCCAGAACAGGACGTTGTGTCATGGACTACTTTAATTCAAGGATTTGTAGTTAAAGGTTTTGGTGTTGATGCTGTTAAATTATTCTGTGAGATGAAGAAAGATGGTACGAGAGCAAATGAATTTGCATTGGCAACTGGTTTGAAAGCATGTTCTTTGTGCTTCGATTTAGGTTTTGGGAAACAGTTGCATGCTGAAGCAGTGAAACTGGGGTTCTTTTCGGATGTTTTTGTTGGTTCCGCCCTTGTCAGTCTTTATGCAAAATGTGGTGAGATGGAACTTGCAGATACAGTGTTATTTTGTATGCCCGAGCAGAATGTTGTATCGTGGAATGCATTGCTTAATGGGTATGCTCAAGAAGGTGATGGAAAGCAAGTTCTGAAATTATTCTGCAGAATGACGGAATCAGAAATGAGGTTGAGCAAGTTCACCTTGTCTACTGTTCTCAAAGGTTGTGCAAACTCGGAAAATTTGAGAGGAGGTCAGTTTTTGCATTCCCTAGCAATTAAAAGTGGGTGCAAGATAGATGAATTCCTGGGTTGCAGTCTCGTTGATATGTACTCAAAGTGTGGGATGGCAATCGATGCGGTAAAAGTGTTCAGGAGGATTAAAAATCCTGATGTAGTGGCCTGGAGTGCAATTATCACTTGCCTTGATCAACAAGGGCAATGCCAAGAAGTGGCTGAGCTATTTCGTGAAATGATAAGCACAGGAATCTCTCCAAATCAATTTAGTCTTTCTAGTATCATCAGTGCTGCCACTGATCTCAAAGATCTGCATTTTGGTGAAAGCGTCCATGCTTTTGCATGGAAATACGGTTGTGAATCTGATATTTCAGTCAGCAATGCTCTAATCACAATGTATATGAAAATTGGGCGTGTGCTAGATGGTGCTCAAGTTTTTGAGGCAATGACAGATCGTGATTTGATTTCATGGAATTCCCTTTTATCTGGAACGCACAATCATGAAATATGTGACCTAGGACCAAGAATCTTCCACCAAATGCTTGTCGAAGGTTTCAAGCCCAACATGTACTCATTCATTAGTGTTTTAAGGTCTTGTTCTAGCCTCTTGGATGTAGGCCTTGGAAAACAAGTACATGCCCATATTGTCAAAACTAGCCTCGATGACAATGACTTTGTTGGGACAGCTCTCATCGACATGTATGCCAAAATTAGGTTCTTGGAAGATGCTGTGATAGCTTTCAATAAATTGAGTAATCGGGACCTCTTCATTTGGACAGTCATCATTACGGGTTATGCACAAAGTGATCAAGCAGAGAAAGCTGTTGCTTGCTTCAGTCAGATGCAACAAGAAGGAGTGAAGCCAAACGAGTTCGCCCTTGCTGGCTGTTTGAGTGCTTGCTCCTGTATAGCTATGCTGGAAAATGGGCGGCAGCTCCACTCAATGGCAATTAAGAGTGGGCATTTGGGAGATTTATTTGTTAGTAGTGCACTTGTTGATATGTATGCAAAATGTGGATGCATAGGTGATGCTGAGGATATCTTTGGGGACTTAGATTCACGTGATACAGTCTCATGGAACATCATGATATGTGGATATTCCCAATATGGGCGAGGAGAGAAGGCTATTGAAGCCTTTTCAACAATGTTGAATGAAGGCGCCATACCAGATGAAGTAACCTTCATTGGCATCCTTTCTGCATGCAGCCACCTGGGTTTAGTTGAAGAAGGGAAAAAGCACTTTGACTCACTGATCAAAGTTTTCAGGATCACTCCTACAATTGAGCATTATGCTTGTATGGTTGATATTCTTGTTAGGGCTGGAAAATTTAATGAGGCTGAAAGCTTCATTGAGACAATGAATCTAACATTGTATCCCATTATTTGGGAGACTGTTCTAGGGGCTTGTAAGATGTATGGTAATGTAGAATTTGGTGAAACAGCTGCAAAAAAGCTTTTTGAGCTTAAACCTGAGATGGATTCAACTTATATCTTACTATCTAATATCTTTGCAGTCAAAGGTAGGTGGGATGATGTTAGCAAAGTCAGGAAATTAATGTCCAGTCAGGGTGTTAAGAAAAAACCTGGTTGTAGCTGGGTTGAAGTTGACGGACAAGTCAACACTTTTGTCTCTCAAGATGGTTCACATCCAAGAATCAGGGATATCCATTTGAAATTGGAGGAACTAGGCGAAAAGCTGAATTCAGTAGGTTATATACCGGAAACAGAAGATGTGCTTCATAACATCactgaaagagaaaaaaacgAGCATCTCCAATATCATAGTGAAAGGTTGGCTCTTGCCTTCTCCCTTATAAGTACCAATCCTCCAAAAACTATTcggatttttaaaaatctacGCATCTGTGGAGACTGCCATGAGGTTATGAAGCTCATTTCAGATGTCACAAATCGGGAAATAGTTGTTCGTGACGTCAAGCGGTTTCATCATTTTAAGAGTGGAACTTGCTCCTGTAATGACTTCTGGTGA
- the LOC117633561 gene encoding uncharacterized protein LOC117633561, with amino-acid sequence MALALIDSKSSSIPANLSPLIGENYDLKLTQSIQNLLVEIHKENPKFSHFIQVFYDLMQAQVDPPLESIWVYAALTFRSRNHPKEDPLNRISAAKDLFQLVSACSASVSSLKSIALLAPVVYEVYNVVVDLFKRDLSLKAEKKVMKAVQNLVGVVLGYANVCSCKDLGENDGSTGSSLITPFADLIRVWMNSNEGSEFFLPLVSSDVFRGHSEREGDAGYLAGVVIAEVFLLKLCLNFKLGTSTKELEMELRTWAIASITGFQNFYLFEVLVRMLLEKTLPVTSLLSSEDEVLLRQVLYDAIILVEYSFLNPERVIHLPAERMKSIAMKRLIVTHEAVEYFREHGDQRRAISYVTAFSSSQLSSQIIKWVKNQIPEDDGAIRSKGTSPKALIKWLLNLEDHGLRVFDDSMENFRTKLVHEMSKSDSEQPASKLDSKKVDDDLLFYIDNNGDEEHADEENEKVNESMSAAFVAAAHTMTSSEKRGRKRKEGKTPEKKEKIKFVKYDLRCNSDSASGRSSFINNDSLNSGSEVENPLSDEDTE; translated from the exons ATGGCTCTCGCTTTAATCGACTCCAAAAGTTCCTCAATCCCAGCAAACCTAAGCCCTCTGATTGGCGAAAACTACGACCTCAAGTTAACCCAATCAATTCAAAACCTTTTAGTTGAAATTCACAAGGAAAACCCCAAATTCTCCCACTTCATCCAAGTCTTCTACGACCTAATGCAAGCTCAAGTAGACCCACCTCTCGAATCCATCTGGGTCTATGCCGCATTGACGTTTCGTAGCCGTAATCACCCAAAAGAGGACCCTTTGAATCGAATATCAGCCGCAAAAGACTTATTTCAGCTGGTGTCCGCGTGCTCAGCTTCGGTCAGTTCTTTGAAGAGCATCGCATTGCTTGCTCCAGTGGTTTATGAGGTGTACAATGTGGTTGTTGATTTGTTTAAGAGGGACTTGTCATTGAAAGCAGAGAAGAAAGTGATGAAAGCAGTTCAGAATTTGGTAGGAGTGGTTCTTGGTTATGCAAATGTGTGTTCTTGCAAGGATTTGGGTGAGAATGATGGTTCAACTGGTTCAAGTTTGATTACTCCTTTTGCGGATTTAATTCGTGTTTGGATGAACTCAAATGAGGGATCAGAATTTTTCTTACCTTTAGTGAGCAGTGACGTGTTTCGGGGGCATAGTGAGAGAGAAGGTGATGCTGGTTACTTGGCAGGAGTTGTTATTGCAGAGGTGTTTTTGTTGAAACTGTGCCTGAATTTCAAACTTGGGACTTCAACGAAGGAGTTGGAGATGGAGTTAAGGACTTGGGCCATTGCTTCCATTACCGGATTTCAGAACTTTTACCTTTTTG AGGTGCTTGTGAGGATGCTGCTGGAGAAGACTTTGCCTGTTACCTCCCTTTTG AGTTCTGAAGATGAAGTTTTGTTGAGGCAAGTGCTGTATGATGCCATCATATTGGTTGAGTATTCTTTCCTCAACCCTGAGAGAGTAATTCACTTACCTGCTGAGCGCATGAAAAGTATTGCCATGAAAAGATTGATTGTTACTCATGAAGCAGTGGAGTATTTCAG GGAGCATGGGGATCAGAGGAGAGCCATCTCTTATGTAACTGCATTTTCCAGTTCACAATTATCTTCCCAAATAATTAAATGGGTAAAGAATCAGATTCCTGAGGATGACGGTGCAATCAGATCAAAGGGCACTTCACCTAAAGCTCTTATAA AGTGGCTTCTTAACCTTGAAGATCATGGCTTAAGAGTATTTGATGATAGCATGGAAAACTTTCGTACTAAACTGGTTCATGAGATGTCCAAATCAGACTCTGAGCAACCGGCTTCTAAGTTGGATAGCAAGAAAGTGGATGATGATCTTCTCTTTTACATAGATAACAATGGAGACGAGGAACATGCAGATGAGGAGAATGAAAAGGTGAATGAATCCATGAGTGCTGCATTTGTAGCTGCTGCGCATACAATGACCTCATcagaaaaaagaggaagaaaacgGAAAGAGGGGAAAACCCctgagaagaaagagaagataaaATTTGTAAAGTATGACCTTCGTTGTAACTCTGACTCAGCTAGTGGGAGGTCCTCATTCATCAATAATGATAGCCTAAATAGTGGGAGTGAAGTTGAGAATCCCCTCTCTGATGAGGATACAGAATGA
- the LOC117634525 gene encoding uncharacterized protein LOC117634525 yields the protein MAKLKRILVAISVLVVLACVPISECAKKPMTVARKEDIPFIKCQVCEKLAAQLHQQVKKKQAEITPKKISEYQIIEISENVCNLKKAEADWILQIDIVEQGDKLELVEQGSEGQCNSECKTIERACQEVLGYSDTDVAEYLYKSKPDIDSLVNYLCKDLTKACSTKPPRVPKNRTPGEIFVAKSAKEAEMEKIMKSMEGMPGAPGMKMYSRDELMNQNFGGEDADDEDDDDEDTQIPSKLGKVLREKESSKSDLKQRITNGILKTKETLKKHANQVSNWLRKTWRGLKKPASKKSTKANKAEL from the exons ATGGCGAAACTGAAGCGAATTCTTGTAGCAATCTCAGTGTTGGTGGTATTAGCATGTGTGCCAATCTCCGAGTGTGCTAAGAAACCAATGACTGTTGCGAGGAAGGAAGACATTCCTTTCATCAAATGCCAAGTCTGTGAAAAGCTCGCAGCTCAGCTACACCAACAAGTTAAGAAGAAGCAAGCTGAGATCACCCCCAAGAAG ATCTCGGAGTATCAGATTATTGAGATTTCGGAGAATGTCTGTAATTTGAAGAAGGCAGAGGCGGATTGGATTTTGCAGATTGATATAGTTGAGCAAGGAGATAAGTTGGAG CTGGTGGAACAAGGTTCTGAAGGACAATGTAATTCGGAATGCAAGACAATAGAGCGAGCTTGTCAGGAG GTTTTGGGGTATTCTGATACTGATGTTGCTGAATATCTATATAAATCCAAGCCTGACATTGATTCATTGGTTAATTATCTATGCAAAGACCTTACTAAAGCATGCAGTACCAAGCCTCCCCGAGTTCCTAAG AATAGGACTCCTGGAGAAATTTTTGTGGCCAAGTCAGCTAAAGAAGCTGAAATGGAAAAGATAATGAAATCTATGGAG GGTATGCCAGGAGCCCCAGGCATGAAAATGTATTCAAGAGATGAATTGATGAATCAAAATTTTGGTGGTGAAGATGCCGACGATGAAGATGATGACGATGAGGACACGCAGATTCCCTCAAAATTG GGAAaagttttgagagaaaaagaaagctcaaagAGTGACTTGAAACAGAGGATCACCAACGGAATTTTGAAGACCAAGGAGACACTAAAGAAACATGCAAACCAAGTCTCTAACTGGTTACGGAAAACGTGGAGGGGACTGAAAAAGCCAGCTTCAAAGAAGAGTACAAAGGCCAACAAGGCAGAGCTTTAG
- the LOC117633659 gene encoding probable protein arginine N-methyltransferase 1.2 isoform X1: MGRRKNNNNSNQSSAGFSHLPQGSKIRFADKEDEDEALKDASGSSNHDESMCDPELDKAVDDSMGEPDVSFIAADDKTSADYYFDSYSHFGIHEEMLKDVVRTKTYQNVIYQNQFLFKDKIVLDVGAGTGILSLFCAKAGAQHVYAVECSDMADMAKEIVEANGFSNVITVLKGKIEELELPVPKVDIIISEWMGYFLLFENMLNTVLYARDKWLVDDGVLLPDKASLYLTAIEDAEYKEDKIEFWNNVYGFDMSCIKKQAMMEPLVDTVDQNQIVTNSQLLKTMDISKMTPGDASFTAPFKLVAERDDFIHALVAYFDVSFTKCHKLMGFSTGPRSRSTHWKQTVLYLEDVLTVCQGESIVGSMTVAQNKKNPRDIDIMLKYSLNGRRCTVSRVQYYKMR, translated from the exons ATGGGTCGCCGaaagaacaacaacaacagcaatCAGAGCTCAGCTGGCTTCAGCCACTTGCCCCAAGGCTCCAAGATTCGCTTCGCAGACAAGGAAGACGAAGACGAAGCTCTCAAAGACGCCTCCGGGAGCTCCAACCACGACGAGTCCATGTGCGACCCCGAGCTTGACAAGGCCGTTGATGACTCCATGGGCGAGCCTGACGTCTCTTTCATCGCCGCCGATGATAAGACCAGCGCCGACTATTACTTCGACTCCTACTCTCACTTCG GTATCCATGAA GAAATGTTGAAGGATGTAGTGAGGACTAAGACATATCAAAATGTTATTTATCAGAACCAGTTTCTGTTTAAGGACAAGATTGTTCTTGATGTGGGAGCTGGGACTGGAATTTTGTCCCTATTTTGTGCAAAAGCTGGTGCACAGCATGTGTATGCG GTTGAGTGCTCAGACATGGCCGACATGGCAAAAGAGATTGTTGAAGCAAACGGATTTTCTAAtg TAATAACAGTTCTGAAGGGAAAGATTGAAGAACTTGAGCTTCCAGTCCCTAAAGTGGATATAATTATCTCAGAATGGATGggatattttttgttgtttgagAATATGTTAAATACAGTCCTCTATGCTCGTGATAAATGGCTT GTAGACGATGGAGTTTTACTACCAGACAAAGCTTCTCTCTATTTGACAGCTATCGAGGATgcagagtacaaagaagacAAGATAGAAT TTTGGAACAACGTATATGGCTTTGACATGAGCTGCATCAAGAAGCAAGCCATGATGGAGCCCCTTGTGGACACAGTTGACCAAAATCAAATTGTTACAAATAGCCAGCTACTCAAG ACAATGGATATATCTAAGATGACTCCCGGAGATGCTTCCTTCACAGCACCTTTCAAGCTTGTTGCTGAACGTGATGATTTCATTCATGCTCTTGTAGCCTACTTTGATGTGTCATTTACAAAGTGCCATAAATTGATGGGCTTCTCCACAG GGCCAAGATCACGGTCTACTCATTGGAAGCAAACAGTCCTGTACTTGGAAGATGTGCTAACAGTATGTCAAGGAGAATCCATTGTCGGAAGCATGACTGTGgcgcaaaacaaaaagaatccCCGTGATATTGATATCATGCTCAAGTATTCATTAAATGGCCGACGATGCACGGTCTCGAGGGTTCAATATTACAAAATGCGCTAA
- the LOC117633659 gene encoding probable protein arginine N-methyltransferase 1 isoform X2, with protein MTPWASLTSLSSPPMIRPAPTITSTPTLTSEMLKDVVRTKTYQNVIYQNQFLFKDKIVLDVGAGTGILSLFCAKAGAQHVYAVECSDMADMAKEIVEANGFSNVITVLKGKIEELELPVPKVDIIISEWMGYFLLFENMLNTVLYARDKWLVDDGVLLPDKASLYLTAIEDAEYKEDKIEFWNNVYGFDMSCIKKQAMMEPLVDTVDQNQIVTNSQLLKTMDISKMTPGDASFTAPFKLVAERDDFIHALVAYFDVSFTKCHKLMGFSTGPRSRSTHWKQTVLYLEDVLTVCQGESIVGSMTVAQNKKNPRDIDIMLKYSLNGRRCTVSRVQYYKMR; from the exons ATGACTCCATGGGCGAGCCTGACGTCTCTTTCATCGCCGCCGATGATAAGACCAGCGCCGACTATTACTTCGACTCCTACTCTCACTTCG GAAATGTTGAAGGATGTAGTGAGGACTAAGACATATCAAAATGTTATTTATCAGAACCAGTTTCTGTTTAAGGACAAGATTGTTCTTGATGTGGGAGCTGGGACTGGAATTTTGTCCCTATTTTGTGCAAAAGCTGGTGCACAGCATGTGTATGCG GTTGAGTGCTCAGACATGGCCGACATGGCAAAAGAGATTGTTGAAGCAAACGGATTTTCTAAtg TAATAACAGTTCTGAAGGGAAAGATTGAAGAACTTGAGCTTCCAGTCCCTAAAGTGGATATAATTATCTCAGAATGGATGggatattttttgttgtttgagAATATGTTAAATACAGTCCTCTATGCTCGTGATAAATGGCTT GTAGACGATGGAGTTTTACTACCAGACAAAGCTTCTCTCTATTTGACAGCTATCGAGGATgcagagtacaaagaagacAAGATAGAAT TTTGGAACAACGTATATGGCTTTGACATGAGCTGCATCAAGAAGCAAGCCATGATGGAGCCCCTTGTGGACACAGTTGACCAAAATCAAATTGTTACAAATAGCCAGCTACTCAAG ACAATGGATATATCTAAGATGACTCCCGGAGATGCTTCCTTCACAGCACCTTTCAAGCTTGTTGCTGAACGTGATGATTTCATTCATGCTCTTGTAGCCTACTTTGATGTGTCATTTACAAAGTGCCATAAATTGATGGGCTTCTCCACAG GGCCAAGATCACGGTCTACTCATTGGAAGCAAACAGTCCTGTACTTGGAAGATGTGCTAACAGTATGTCAAGGAGAATCCATTGTCGGAAGCATGACTGTGgcgcaaaacaaaaagaatccCCGTGATATTGATATCATGCTCAAGTATTCATTAAATGGCCGACGATGCACGGTCTCGAGGGTTCAATATTACAAAATGCGCTAA